The following proteins are encoded in a genomic region of Acipenser ruthenus chromosome 4, fAciRut3.2 maternal haplotype, whole genome shotgun sequence:
- the LOC117399403 gene encoding antimicrobial peptide NK-lysin-like, with the protein MAFLIFVSVLLLSSAFADSGLIPNDTLDDEDVYFYKQVELGIQCKVCTMVVKKVEKLIPDDANKDDLINQLHIVCSKIIFFQSTCKKFVSKYTEKLVEEFKKKSDPTQICRDIGMCKGILQEI; encoded by the exons ATGGCTTTTCTTATTTTTGTCTCagttctcctcctctcctcag CATTTGCCGATTCTGGTCTGATCCCAAATGATACTCTTGATGATGAAGACGTCTATTTTTACAAGCAG GTAGAACTGGGTATTCAGTGTAAGGTGTGCACCATGGTTGTGAAAAAAGTGGAGAAACTCATACCTGATGATGCCAATAAG GATGACCTTATTAATCAGCTGCACATTGTGTGCagcaagattattttttttcaatctacATGCAAGAAATTTGTGTCCAAGTATACTGAGAAACTTGTTGAGGAATTTAAGAAGAAGTCGGACCCAACACAAATTTGTAGAGACATTGGAATGTGCAAGGGAATCCTACAAGAG atttgA